The Manis javanica isolate MJ-LG chromosome 4, MJ_LKY, whole genome shotgun sequence genome contains a region encoding:
- the ODAD4 gene encoding outer dynein arm-docking complex subunit 4 isoform X3, giving the protein MSDPEINDLRSTFPSYMAEGERFYLRGEYSKAAQSFSNALHLQNGDKNCLVARSKCFLKMGELEKSLKDAEASLQGDPTFCKGILQKAETLYTMGDFEFALVFYHRGYKLRPDREFRVGIQKAQEAINNSVGSPSSIKLENKGDLSFLSKQAESMKTQQKPHLVRNFLHHPKRESKQRYSFKSEKTLRQLLGELYVDKEYLEKLLLDKDLIKGTIKRGLTVEDLIMTGIHYLDTRSDFWRQQKPIYARERDRKLMREKWLRDRKRRPSQTARYILKSLEDIDMLLTSGSAEGSLQKAEKVLKKVLEWNKEEVPNKDELVGNLYSCIGNAQMELGQMVAALQSHRKDLEMAKEHDLPDAKSRALDNIGRVFARVGKFQQAIDTWEEKIPLAKTTLEKTWLFHEIGRCYLELDQAWQAQNYGKKSQQCAKEEGDIEWQLNANVLVAQAQVKLRDFESAVNNFEKALEKAKLLHNNQAQQAIISVSLAPSWAPPVGSGAGVPSAPQPSPWSIPQILITYQLQDNCGPWMMPKGVSLKS; this is encoded by the exons GCTCTTCACCTTCAGAATGGAGATAAGAACTGCTTGGTTGCCCGTTCCAAGTGCTTCCTGAAGATGGGAGAGTTGGAGAAATCCCTGAAGGATGCTGAAGCCTCACTCCAGGGTGACCCAACCTTCTGCAAG GGGATTTTGCAAAAGGCTGAGACCCTGTACACCATGGGAGACTTTGAGTTTGCCTTGGTGTTCTATCATCGAGGCTACAAGCTGCGGCCTGATCGGGAATTCAGAGTTGGAATTCAGAAAGCCCAGGAAGCGATCAACAACTCAGTGGGAA GTCCTTCTTCAATTAAGCTGGAAAACAAAGGGGACCTTTCCTTCTTAAGCAAGCAGGCTGAG AGTATGAAAACCCAGCAGAAGCCTCATCTTGTGAGAAACTTCTTACATCACCCCAAAAGAGAGTCCAAGCAGAGGTATTCGTTCAAGAGTGAGAAGACTCTCCGCCAGCTCCTGGGCGAACTCTACGTGGACAAGGAATATCTGGAGAAGCTCCTGTTGGACAAAG ACCTGATCAAAGGCACCATCAAGCGTGGCCTGACTGTGGAGGACCTCATCATGACAGGCATCCACTACCTGGACACCCGCAGTGACTTCTGGAGGCAGCAGAAGCCCATCTACGCCCGGGAGCGGGACCGGAAGCTGATGCGAGAGAAATGGTTGCGGGACCGCAAACGCCGTCCCTCGCAGACAGCCCGTTACATCCTCAAGAGCCTGGAGGACATCGACATGT TGCTGACCAGCGGCAGTGCTGAAGGCAGCCTTCAGAAAGCTGAGAAAGTGCTGAAGAAGGTGCTGGAATGGAACAAAGAAGAAGTGCCCAACAAGGATGAACTGGTTGGAAACTTGTACAGCTGCATAGGGAATGCCCAGATGGAGCTGGGGCAGATGGTAGCAGCACTGCAGAGCCACAGAAAGGACCTGGAGATGGCCAAGGAACA TGACCTTCCTGATGCCAAGTCAAGAGCCCTTGACAACATTGGAAGGGTTTTTGCCAGAGTTGGGAAGTTCCAGCAAGCCATTGACAC GTGGGAAGAGAAGATACCTCTGGCAAAAACCACCCTGGAGAAGACCTGGCTCTTCCATGAGATCGGCCGCTGCTACTTGGAGTTGGACCAGGCCTGGCAGGCCCAAAACTACGGCAAGAAGTCCCAGCAGTGTGCCAAGGAAGAAGGGGACATTGAATGGCAGCTGAATGCCAATGTTCTGGTGGCACAGGCACAAG TGAAGCTGAGAGACTTCGAGTCAGCTGTGAACAATTTTGAGAAGGCCCTGGAGAAAGCGAAGCTCCTGCATAACAACCAGGCCCAGCAAGCCATCATCAGCGTGAGCCTTGCACCCAGCTGGGCCCCTCCTGTGGGGAGTGGGGCGGGTGTGCCCTCAGCCCCTCAACCTTCTCCCTGGTCCATCCCGCAGATACTTATCACCTACCAACTGCAGGACAATTGTGG GCCTTGGATGATGCCAAAAGGAGTATCATTGAAGAGCTGA
- the ODAD4 gene encoding outer dynein arm-docking complex subunit 4 isoform X4, whose protein sequence is MSDPEINDLRSTFPSYMAEGERFYLRGEYSKAAQSFSNALHLQNGDKNCLVARSKCFLKMGELEKSLKDAEASLQGDPTFCKGILQKAETLYTMGDFEFALVFYHRGYKLRPDREFRVGIQKAQEAINNSVGSPSSIKLENKGDLSFLSKQAESMKTQQKPHLVRNFLHHPKRESKQRYSFKSEKTLRQLLGELYVDKEYLEKLLLDKDLIKGTIKRGLTVEDLIMTGIHYLDTRSDFWRQQKPIYARERDRKLMREKWLRDRKRRPSQTARYILKSLEDIDMLLTSGSAEGSLQKAEKVLKKVLEWNKEEVPNKDELVGNLYSCIGNAQMELGQMVAALQSHRKDLEMAKEHDLPDAKSRALDNIGRVFARVGKFQQAIDTWEEKIPLAKTTLEKTWLFHEIGRCYLELDQAWQAQNYGKKSQQCAKEEGDIEWQLNANVLVAQAQVKLRDFESAVNNFEKALEKAKLLHNNQAQQAIISILITYQLQDNCGPWMMPKGVSLKS, encoded by the exons GCTCTTCACCTTCAGAATGGAGATAAGAACTGCTTGGTTGCCCGTTCCAAGTGCTTCCTGAAGATGGGAGAGTTGGAGAAATCCCTGAAGGATGCTGAAGCCTCACTCCAGGGTGACCCAACCTTCTGCAAG GGGATTTTGCAAAAGGCTGAGACCCTGTACACCATGGGAGACTTTGAGTTTGCCTTGGTGTTCTATCATCGAGGCTACAAGCTGCGGCCTGATCGGGAATTCAGAGTTGGAATTCAGAAAGCCCAGGAAGCGATCAACAACTCAGTGGGAA GTCCTTCTTCAATTAAGCTGGAAAACAAAGGGGACCTTTCCTTCTTAAGCAAGCAGGCTGAG AGTATGAAAACCCAGCAGAAGCCTCATCTTGTGAGAAACTTCTTACATCACCCCAAAAGAGAGTCCAAGCAGAGGTATTCGTTCAAGAGTGAGAAGACTCTCCGCCAGCTCCTGGGCGAACTCTACGTGGACAAGGAATATCTGGAGAAGCTCCTGTTGGACAAAG ACCTGATCAAAGGCACCATCAAGCGTGGCCTGACTGTGGAGGACCTCATCATGACAGGCATCCACTACCTGGACACCCGCAGTGACTTCTGGAGGCAGCAGAAGCCCATCTACGCCCGGGAGCGGGACCGGAAGCTGATGCGAGAGAAATGGTTGCGGGACCGCAAACGCCGTCCCTCGCAGACAGCCCGTTACATCCTCAAGAGCCTGGAGGACATCGACATGT TGCTGACCAGCGGCAGTGCTGAAGGCAGCCTTCAGAAAGCTGAGAAAGTGCTGAAGAAGGTGCTGGAATGGAACAAAGAAGAAGTGCCCAACAAGGATGAACTGGTTGGAAACTTGTACAGCTGCATAGGGAATGCCCAGATGGAGCTGGGGCAGATGGTAGCAGCACTGCAGAGCCACAGAAAGGACCTGGAGATGGCCAAGGAACA TGACCTTCCTGATGCCAAGTCAAGAGCCCTTGACAACATTGGAAGGGTTTTTGCCAGAGTTGGGAAGTTCCAGCAAGCCATTGACAC GTGGGAAGAGAAGATACCTCTGGCAAAAACCACCCTGGAGAAGACCTGGCTCTTCCATGAGATCGGCCGCTGCTACTTGGAGTTGGACCAGGCCTGGCAGGCCCAAAACTACGGCAAGAAGTCCCAGCAGTGTGCCAAGGAAGAAGGGGACATTGAATGGCAGCTGAATGCCAATGTTCTGGTGGCACAGGCACAAG TGAAGCTGAGAGACTTCGAGTCAGCTGTGAACAATTTTGAGAAGGCCCTGGAGAAAGCGAAGCTCCTGCATAACAACCAGGCCCAGCAAGCCATCATCAGC ATACTTATCACCTACCAACTGCAGGACAATTGTGG GCCTTGGATGATGCCAAAAGGAGTATCATTGAAGAGCTGA